One stretch of Streptomyces hygroscopicus DNA includes these proteins:
- a CDS encoding beta-lactamase, translated as MTGDGIATKGKPLEDGPVSDAWAGVDPVALEGAVRERAGRPVAGVEDMESYLAAQVADASHREVLGPLLSGDGPSGVVLRRGEVLARWGDPNRVEMAFSVTKSVLSLVAGVAFDEGLLRLDEPVHTSVELPQFADAHGRRITWRHLLDQTSQWEGELWGKPTRVDAQSVREGTESAGGPPGEGWAYNDVRVNLTALALTVLVRRPLPEVLRTRVLEPIGASASWSWHGYANSHVDVGGIRLPVVSGGAHWGGGLWISALDLARVGRLCLQGGEWAGRRVVSRRWIAELWTPCSVKPEYGLSWWLNDGRVVWPQAPATGRCARGNGGNHLLWVDPARDLTLVSRWGADVEALIVAVSEAVRPG; from the coding sequence TTGACGGGGGACGGCATTGCCACGAAAGGGAAGCCCCTGGAGGATGGCCCGGTGAGTGACGCCTGGGCGGGGGTCGACCCCGTCGCGCTGGAAGGTGCCGTGCGGGAGCGGGCCGGGCGGCCCGTGGCCGGGGTCGAGGACATGGAGAGCTATCTCGCGGCCCAGGTGGCGGACGCCTCGCACCGCGAGGTGCTCGGGCCGCTGCTGAGCGGAGACGGTCCCAGTGGTGTGGTCCTACGGCGCGGAGAGGTGCTCGCCCGCTGGGGCGACCCGAACCGGGTGGAGATGGCCTTCAGCGTGACCAAGAGCGTGCTGTCCCTCGTCGCGGGCGTCGCCTTCGACGAGGGACTGCTGCGGCTGGACGAACCCGTGCACACCTCCGTGGAGCTGCCCCAGTTCGCGGACGCGCACGGGCGCCGGATCACCTGGCGCCATCTGCTGGACCAGACGAGCCAGTGGGAGGGCGAGCTGTGGGGAAAGCCGACGCGCGTGGACGCCCAGAGCGTCCGCGAGGGCACGGAGTCGGCGGGCGGCCCGCCCGGTGAAGGGTGGGCCTACAACGACGTCCGGGTGAATCTGACGGCGCTCGCGCTCACCGTCCTGGTGCGGCGTCCGCTGCCGGAGGTGCTGCGCACCCGTGTCCTGGAGCCCATCGGGGCCTCCGCCTCATGGTCATGGCACGGCTACGCCAACTCCCACGTGGACGTCGGCGGCATCCGCCTCCCCGTGGTGTCCGGCGGCGCCCACTGGGGCGGCGGGCTGTGGATCAGCGCGCTCGACCTGGCGCGCGTCGGCCGGCTCTGCCTGCAGGGCGGGGAGTGGGCCGGGCGCCGGGTCGTGTCCCGACGCTGGATCGCGGAGCTGTGGACGCCGTGTTCCGTCAAGCCGGAGTACGGGCTGTCCTGGTGGCTCAACGACGGCCGCGTGGTGTGGCCGCAGGCCCCGGCGACCGGGCGCTGTGCCCGGGGCAACGGCGGCAATCACCTCTTGTGGGTGGACCCGGCCCGTGACCTCACGCTCGTCTCACGCTGGGGAGCCGATGTGGAAGCCCTGATCGTGGCGGTCTCGGAGGCGGTCCGCCCCGGATGA
- a CDS encoding hydrolase, producing MRKTVRNTVIGLLSATALAATPWLTAPATATPQATDTKANTAAAAEFTDNFDGAAGSGVDGSKWGVETGDNVNNHERQYYTDGNKNAALDGNGNLVITARKENPANYNCWYGRCEYTSARLNTSQKFTTASGHVEARMKLPQGQGMWPAFWMLGNDIGSAGWPNCGEIDIMENVGFEPSTVHGTLHGPGYSGSGGIGAGYTLPNGGKFSDAFHTFAIDWSPNKITWSVDGNVYQTRTPADLNGNRWVFDHPFYIILNLAVGGYWPGDPDGNTSFPQQLVVDYVKVTGGS from the coding sequence ATGAGAAAAACTGTGCGCAACACCGTGATCGGTCTGCTCTCCGCGACCGCGCTCGCCGCCACTCCCTGGCTCACCGCCCCGGCCACGGCCACCCCCCAGGCCACCGACACCAAAGCCAACACCGCAGCCGCCGCCGAGTTCACCGACAACTTCGACGGCGCGGCGGGCAGCGGGGTCGACGGCTCCAAGTGGGGCGTGGAGACCGGCGACAACGTCAACAACCACGAGCGTCAGTACTACACCGACGGCAACAAGAACGCGGCGCTGGACGGCAACGGCAACCTCGTCATCACCGCCCGCAAGGAGAACCCGGCCAACTACAACTGCTGGTACGGCCGGTGCGAGTACACCTCCGCCCGCCTCAACACCTCGCAGAAGTTCACCACCGCCTCCGGCCATGTCGAGGCCCGGATGAAGCTGCCCCAGGGTCAGGGCATGTGGCCCGCCTTCTGGATGCTCGGCAATGACATCGGCAGCGCCGGCTGGCCCAACTGCGGCGAGATAGACATCATGGAGAACGTGGGCTTCGAGCCCAGCACCGTCCACGGCACCCTGCACGGCCCCGGTTACTCCGGCTCGGGCGGCATCGGCGCCGGCTACACCCTCCCCAACGGCGGCAAGTTCTCCGACGCCTTCCACACCTTCGCCATCGACTGGTCGCCCAACAAGATCACCTGGTCCGTCGACGGCAACGTCTACCAGACCCGCACCCCCGCCGACCTGAACGGCAACCGCTGGGTCTTCGACCACCCCTTCTACATCATTCTCAACCTGGCCGTCGGCGGCTACTGGCCCGGCGACCCGGACGGCAACACTTCCTTCCCGCAGCAGCTGGTCGTCGACTACGTCAAGGTGACGGGCGGCAGCTGA
- a CDS encoding ROK family protein: MTAQAQAAQPSLRTTVRDPRHGSRASLLWTLYFHAPLTRQELVRRTGLSATTVRTAIGKLIAEGVVTEGAVTKSLITQDAVTSGTVTSGTVTNGTVIKDAATKDAVAKGIVTEGVVTETESALVAVGRRAGARLRLVPEHRYVIGVEVADTRVRVGLFDLALTQRAGVVYPLPSEERDAETVVGHILTGLDAVIEEAGIPQGHILGVGIGVSATGWYALPLERLLSTGTALPLHIDHGAEAMGRAEMWFGAGRGVQHAVVAVIGSGVSASVITHGAPYRGATNSAGEWGHTTVQAGGRRCRCGARGCLEAYVGAEAVLERFRQARRGRTIPGVDKESTFAGLLAAADTSSAAQRVLEEAAVYLGAGIANLVNLFNPQRIILGGWAGLLFGARMLPRIRETVAAQALRRPYAHTTIGLCRVGPHAVALGAATVPVGRFLTEDAHRPARRPAAAPQRALTGTPPDRPPTATPRRALMGTPPTRTPVP, encoded by the coding sequence ATGACGGCCCAGGCGCAGGCAGCCCAGCCCTCGCTGCGCACCACCGTGCGCGATCCGCGGCACGGCAGCCGCGCCTCACTGCTGTGGACGCTGTACTTCCATGCCCCGCTCACCCGGCAGGAGCTCGTCCGCCGTACGGGGCTCAGCGCCACCACCGTGCGCACGGCCATCGGCAAACTGATCGCCGAAGGCGTCGTCACCGAAGGCGCCGTCACCAAAAGCCTCATCACCCAAGACGCCGTCACCAGCGGCACCGTCACCAGCGGCACCGTCACCAACGGCACCGTCATCAAAGACGCCGCGACCAAAGACGCCGTCGCCAAAGGCATCGTCACCGAAGGCGTCGTCACCGAGACGGAATCGGCCCTCGTCGCGGTGGGCCGCCGGGCCGGCGCACGGCTGCGGCTGGTCCCCGAGCACCGGTACGTCATCGGCGTCGAGGTCGCCGACACCCGGGTCCGCGTCGGGCTGTTCGACCTCGCCCTCACCCAACGGGCCGGTGTCGTCTACCCGTTACCCTCCGAAGAGCGCGACGCCGAAACCGTCGTCGGCCACATCCTGACCGGTCTCGACGCCGTCATCGAGGAAGCCGGGATCCCCCAGGGGCACATCCTCGGCGTCGGTATCGGCGTATCGGCCACCGGCTGGTACGCCCTCCCCCTGGAGCGGCTGCTGAGCACCGGCACCGCACTGCCCCTGCACATCGACCACGGCGCCGAGGCCATGGGCCGGGCCGAGATGTGGTTCGGCGCCGGACGCGGCGTCCAGCACGCCGTCGTCGCGGTCATCGGCTCCGGCGTCAGCGCGAGCGTCATCACCCACGGCGCCCCCTATCGGGGCGCCACCAACAGCGCGGGCGAGTGGGGCCACACCACCGTCCAGGCCGGGGGCCGCCGCTGCCGGTGCGGCGCGCGCGGCTGCCTGGAGGCGTACGTCGGCGCCGAGGCGGTCCTGGAGCGCTTCCGGCAGGCCCGGCGCGGCCGCACCATCCCCGGCGTCGACAAGGAGTCCACGTTCGCCGGGCTGCTCGCGGCCGCCGACACCTCATCCGCCGCACAGCGCGTGCTGGAGGAGGCGGCGGTGTATCTGGGCGCCGGGATCGCCAACCTGGTCAACCTCTTCAACCCGCAGCGGATCATCCTCGGCGGCTGGGCCGGGCTGCTGTTCGGCGCCCGTATGCTGCCCCGGATCCGAGAGACGGTCGCCGCGCAGGCGCTGCGCCGGCCGTACGCCCACACCACCATCGGGCTGTGCCGGGTCGGCCCCCACGCCGTGGCGCTCGGCGCCGCCACCGTCCCCGTCGGCCGCTTCCTCACCGAGGACGCGCACCGTCCCGCCCGTCGCCCGGCCGCCGCCCCCCAACGAGCGCTGACGGGCACCCCTCCCGACCGTCCCCCGACCGCCACTCCCCGACGAGCGCTGATGGGCACCCCTCCCACCCGTACGCCCGTGCCATAG
- a CDS encoding ROK family transcriptional regulator → MGQMNRRTVRDLRRGNRSTLLRQLYFQGPVSRQELGTLTGLSSGSVSNVVGELLADALVEEAGSVESDGGRPRTLLRVAPGSGHLIGVDVGETHVRVELFDLMLTELARWEHPLTPGGLERDPEPVVGHILTGLEAVVAKSGTEPEAVIGVGVGVPGVVEQGDEVLVHGPTAGRDAVPLERLLRTGTDLPLFIDNGATAQGQAEMWFGAGRGADNAVIALIGSGVGAAIVTAGAPYRGATSSAGEWGHTVVQVGGRACRCGAVGCLEAYVGAQAVLDRYGRAARGDRTGAGGADGAGEGGADGAGEDQQAAFAAVVGAAGTEARAREVLEETAAYLGAGIADLINLFNPERIILGGWAGLLLGGRVLPRIRAATASYALHRPYAQTEIGLAELGPDAVALGAATLPLAHFLATGGAR, encoded by the coding sequence ATGGGTCAGATGAACCGACGGACCGTCCGCGACCTGCGGCGCGGCAACCGCTCGACGCTGCTGCGCCAGTTGTACTTCCAGGGCCCGGTGAGCCGTCAGGAACTGGGGACGCTCACCGGGCTCAGCTCCGGTTCGGTCAGCAACGTCGTCGGCGAACTGCTCGCCGACGCACTGGTGGAGGAGGCCGGGTCCGTCGAGTCCGACGGCGGCCGCCCTCGTACGCTGCTGCGGGTCGCGCCGGGCAGCGGCCATCTCATCGGGGTCGACGTCGGCGAGACCCATGTGCGCGTGGAGCTGTTCGACCTCATGCTGACCGAACTGGCGCGGTGGGAGCATCCGCTGACGCCCGGCGGGCTGGAGAGGGACCCGGAGCCGGTCGTCGGCCACATCCTGACCGGCCTCGAGGCGGTCGTCGCCAAGAGCGGCACGGAGCCGGAGGCGGTCATCGGCGTCGGGGTCGGTGTCCCCGGTGTGGTCGAACAGGGCGACGAGGTCCTCGTCCACGGCCCGACCGCCGGCCGGGACGCGGTGCCGCTGGAGCGGCTGCTGCGCACCGGCACCGATCTGCCGCTGTTCATCGACAACGGCGCCACCGCGCAGGGGCAGGCCGAGATGTGGTTCGGGGCGGGCCGTGGCGCGGACAACGCGGTGATCGCGCTGATCGGCTCCGGCGTCGGCGCGGCCATCGTGACCGCCGGGGCGCCGTACCGGGGCGCGACCAGCAGCGCGGGGGAGTGGGGGCACACGGTCGTCCAGGTCGGCGGGCGCGCCTGCCGATGCGGTGCGGTCGGCTGCCTGGAGGCGTACGTGGGGGCGCAGGCGGTGCTCGACCGCTACGGGCGCGCGGCGCGCGGCGACCGGACGGGGGCGGGTGGTGCGGATGGTGCCGGTGAAGGCGGCGCGGACGGTGCCGGTGAGGATCAGCAGGCCGCGTTCGCCGCGGTCGTAGGGGCCGCCGGAACCGAGGCGCGGGCGCGCGAGGTGCTGGAGGAGACCGCCGCCTACCTCGGCGCCGGTATCGCCGATCTGATCAACCTCTTCAACCCCGAGCGGATCATCCTCGGCGGCTGGGCCGGACTGCTCCTCGGCGGCCGGGTCCTCCCCAGAATCCGGGCCGCCACCGCCTCCTACGCGCTGCACCGGCCGTACGCGCAGACCGAGATCGGGCTGGCCGAACTGGGGCCCGACGCCGTGGCGCTGGGTGCGGCCACCCTCCCGCTGGCACACTTCCTCGCCACCGGCGGAGCGCGCTGA
- a CDS encoding ankyrin: MTQSNPESEPAHDPEVLQLAAKVFDLARQGDTDTLAAYVDAGVPANLTNDKGDSLLMLAAYYGHPATVSALLERGADPNRVNERGQTPIAGAAFKGEEEVLRVLLAKGADPRSGSPSAVETARMFGREDLLALFQAPGAE; the protein is encoded by the coding sequence ATGACCCAATCGAACCCCGAGAGCGAGCCCGCCCACGACCCGGAGGTGCTGCAACTGGCGGCCAAGGTCTTCGACCTGGCCCGGCAGGGTGACACCGATACGCTCGCCGCCTACGTGGACGCGGGCGTCCCGGCCAACCTCACCAACGACAAGGGCGATTCCCTGCTCATGCTCGCGGCGTACTACGGCCACCCCGCGACGGTGTCGGCCCTGCTGGAGCGCGGCGCCGACCCCAATCGGGTGAACGAACGGGGCCAGACGCCCATCGCCGGGGCCGCGTTCAAGGGCGAGGAGGAGGTGCTGAGGGTGCTGCTGGCCAAGGGCGCCGACCCGCGCTCCGGATCGCCCTCGGCCGTCGAGACGGCGCGGATGTTCGGGCGGGAGGATCTGCTCGCGCTCTTCCAGGCGCCGGGCGCGGAGTAG
- a CDS encoding membrane protein, giving the protein MILSISGVVLLGIVVFIFFRKDGLKGSHAIICALFGFYLASTAIAPSIKAGGASLASLLGGIKI; this is encoded by the coding sequence ATGATCCTGTCCATTTCCGGCGTCGTACTGCTCGGCATCGTTGTCTTCATCTTCTTCCGCAAGGACGGACTGAAGGGGTCGCACGCCATCATCTGCGCGCTCTTCGGCTTCTATCTCGCGTCCACCGCGATCGCGCCGAGCATCAAGGCAGGCGGTGCGAGCCTCGCCAGCCTCCTGGGCGGGATCAAGATCTGA
- a CDS encoding membrane protein: MARRPLPRLRLGGAEGTPLIPFLRGRAFARTAADGVADVLHPLVALSRGMRLLAATGRRKWMELPGDRRGPVFVLVIACGFVLFLLPYGPLTAAISLIGAAGWAGRGRAPAASGTPGTDGAERLRTLYEALVPYFSASEDPSPLYSHGGDWSTVFDSFAFDEDGRLTRLRLRYPAYFTDGEPAARTRIEQLLYAKSGRGREYLFEWDEEANGLNLTVLPALSTAIHAQRFVTAPGETVLGFTDPSSVQRTLPVLAEPERCEESAGDAAGTGVERATGDGPETHDVPPVVWRTGPRSTEPHLLALGQPGSGTTTLLRSIALQALPHGEVLVVDGGGTGEYACLGGRTGVLAVESGLAGMLATLEWAGHETERRLIGANRARQLGHSPPDDIQRPLWILLDRPSVMSQLAAADGRTDPQELLAVPLRHGRAANVRVVVADQLDAAEGLSDAVRRHTRARVVLGPVSSEQVTAVLGTPPHTTPTPEVPPGRGYARLGAGPVHRLQVPATPDPYDEAVSEAERQAVLRLLPAPDPAAPTAPAPVGR; the protein is encoded by the coding sequence GTGGCACGGAGACCGCTCCCCCGGCTCCGCCTCGGCGGCGCCGAAGGCACCCCGCTCATCCCGTTCCTCCGTGGCCGCGCGTTCGCCCGCACGGCGGCCGACGGCGTCGCCGATGTCCTCCACCCTCTGGTCGCGCTCTCCCGGGGGATGCGCCTGCTCGCCGCCACTGGGCGGCGCAAGTGGATGGAGCTGCCGGGCGACCGCCGTGGACCGGTGTTCGTCCTCGTGATCGCCTGCGGCTTCGTCCTCTTCCTGCTGCCGTACGGGCCACTGACGGCGGCGATCAGCCTGATCGGCGCGGCGGGCTGGGCCGGGCGGGGGCGCGCCCCCGCCGCGTCGGGGACGCCCGGCACGGACGGGGCCGAGCGGCTGCGCACGCTCTACGAGGCCCTGGTGCCGTACTTCTCCGCCTCCGAGGACCCCAGCCCGCTCTACAGCCACGGCGGCGACTGGTCCACGGTGTTCGACTCCTTCGCCTTCGACGAGGACGGACGGCTCACCCGACTGCGGCTCCGCTACCCCGCCTACTTCACCGACGGCGAGCCCGCGGCCCGCACCCGGATCGAGCAGCTGCTGTACGCGAAGTCGGGACGCGGCCGTGAATATCTGTTCGAGTGGGACGAGGAGGCCAACGGCCTCAACCTGACCGTGCTGCCCGCCCTGTCCACCGCGATCCACGCCCAGCGCTTCGTCACCGCGCCCGGCGAGACGGTGCTGGGCTTCACCGACCCGTCGTCGGTGCAGCGGACGCTGCCGGTACTGGCGGAGCCGGAGCGCTGCGAGGAGAGCGCGGGGGACGCGGCGGGCACGGGGGTCGAGCGGGCGACGGGGGACGGACCGGAGACCCATGACGTACCGCCGGTGGTCTGGCGCACCGGCCCGCGGTCGACCGAACCGCATCTGCTCGCGCTCGGCCAGCCCGGAAGCGGCACCACGACCCTGCTGCGCTCCATCGCGCTGCAGGCGCTGCCCCATGGCGAGGTGCTGGTGGTGGACGGCGGCGGCACCGGCGAGTACGCGTGTCTGGGCGGGCGGACGGGAGTGCTCGCGGTGGAGTCCGGGCTGGCCGGGATGCTGGCCACGCTGGAGTGGGCGGGCCATGAGACCGAGCGCCGGCTGATCGGCGCCAACCGCGCCCGTCAGTTGGGGCATTCGCCGCCGGACGACATCCAGCGCCCGCTGTGGATCCTGCTGGACCGGCCGTCGGTGATGAGCCAGCTCGCGGCGGCCGACGGCCGCACCGACCCGCAGGAGCTGCTGGCCGTGCCGCTGCGGCACGGACGGGCGGCGAACGTACGGGTCGTGGTGGCCGATCAGCTGGATGCCGCGGAGGGCCTGAGCGACGCCGTGCGGCGCCACACCCGGGCCCGGGTGGTGCTGGGCCCGGTCTCGTCCGAGCAGGTCACGGCCGTCCTCGGGACGCCGCCGCACACCACGCCGACGCCCGAGGTGCCTCCCGGCCGCGGCTATGCCCGCCTCGGCGCGGGCCCGGTGCACCGCCTCCAGGTGCCGGCCACGCCCGATCCGTACGACGAGGCGGTGAGCGAGGCCGAGCGGCAGGCGGTGCTCCGGCTGCTCCCCGCTCCGGACCCGGCGGCGCCCACGGCCCCGGCGCCCGTCGGCAGATGA
- a CDS encoding GntR family transcriptional regulator has product MSPWTSAVGAPQLARLLGSQHTRDGVAAGAAASLTGGRRVPAYRSLADGVRLLILEGRVPVAARLPAERELAAALAVSRTTVAAAYEALRGEGFLESRRGAGSWTAMPAGSPLPTRGLDPLPPEAAASVIDLGCAALPAPEPWLTRAMHGALDELPPYARTHGDYPAGLPALRQALADRYTASGIPTMPEQIMVTTGAMGAVAAACRLMVRPGERVAVESPSYANILQLMREAGARLVPVAVADQLGGWDIPAWRQVLSAAAPRLAYVIADFHNPTGALATEEQRRQLVDAARAAGTILIADETMTELRLDDEVALPRPVCAFDPGGSTVITVGSASKSFWAGLRIGWVRAAPDVIRSLVAARAYADLGTPVIEQLAVAWLLNTGGWEEAIEVRRALARGNRDALVDAVRRHLPDWEFTVPHGGLTLWARTGGLSGSRIAEAGARLGVRVPSGPRFGVDGAFEGYVRLPFTVGGAVAEKAATRLAAAADLVASGATIEAESPRTYVA; this is encoded by the coding sequence ATGAGTCCATGGACGTCCGCGGTCGGCGCACCCCAACTGGCCCGGCTGCTCGGGTCGCAGCACACCCGTGACGGCGTGGCCGCCGGGGCCGCGGCCTCACTGACCGGGGGCCGCCGCGTCCCCGCCTACCGCTCCCTGGCCGACGGCGTACGGCTGCTCATCCTGGAGGGCCGGGTTCCGGTCGCGGCACGCCTCCCCGCCGAGCGCGAGCTCGCCGCGGCGCTCGCGGTCAGCCGCACCACCGTCGCCGCCGCCTATGAGGCGCTGCGCGGCGAGGGGTTCCTGGAGTCCCGGCGCGGCGCCGGGAGCTGGACCGCCATGCCCGCCGGAAGCCCGCTGCCCACCCGGGGGCTCGATCCGCTCCCGCCCGAGGCCGCGGCGTCCGTCATCGACCTCGGCTGTGCCGCGCTGCCCGCCCCTGAACCGTGGCTCACCCGCGCCATGCACGGCGCCCTGGACGAACTGCCGCCCTACGCCCGCACCCACGGCGACTACCCCGCCGGGCTGCCCGCCCTGCGCCAGGCGCTCGCCGACCGCTACACCGCGAGCGGCATACCGACCATGCCCGAGCAGATCATGGTCACCACCGGCGCCATGGGGGCGGTCGCCGCCGCCTGCCGGCTGATGGTCCGGCCCGGGGAGCGGGTCGCCGTCGAATCACCCAGCTACGCCAACATCCTCCAGCTGATGCGGGAGGCGGGCGCCCGGCTGGTGCCCGTCGCGGTGGCCGACCAACTCGGGGGCTGGGACATCCCGGCCTGGCGCCAGGTCCTCAGCGCCGCCGCGCCCCGGCTGGCCTATGTCATCGCCGACTTCCACAACCCCACCGGCGCCCTGGCCACCGAGGAGCAGCGCCGGCAGCTCGTCGACGCGGCCCGCGCCGCCGGAACGATCCTGATCGCCGACGAGACCATGACCGAGCTGCGCCTGGACGACGAGGTGGCGCTGCCCCGCCCGGTCTGCGCCTTCGACCCCGGGGGCAGCACCGTGATCACCGTCGGCTCGGCGAGCAAGTCGTTCTGGGCGGGGTTGCGCATCGGCTGGGTGCGCGCCGCGCCCGATGTCATCCGCAGCCTGGTCGCCGCCCGCGCCTACGCGGATCTGGGCACCCCCGTCATCGAACAGCTCGCCGTCGCCTGGCTGCTGAACACCGGTGGCTGGGAGGAGGCCATCGAGGTGCGCCGGGCGCTCGCCCGCGGCAACCGTGACGCGCTCGTCGACGCCGTCCGACGCCATCTGCCCGACTGGGAGTTCACCGTCCCGCACGGCGGGCTCACCCTCTGGGCCCGCACCGGCGGCCTCTCCGGCTCGCGCATCGCGGAGGCGGGCGCCCGGCTGGGGGTCCGGGTGCCGTCGGGGCCCCGCTTCGGGGTGGACGGCGCGTTCGAGGGGTACGTACGGCTTCCGTTCACCGTCGGGGGAGCGGTCGCCGAGAAGGCCGCCACCCGGCTCGCCGCCGCCGCCGACCTGGTGGCCTCGGGCGCCACGATCGAGGCCGAGTCGCCCCGTACGTACGTGGCCTGA
- a CDS encoding membrane protein, with the protein MSDRLPRRLVQLYVGLVLYGASMGLQLRAAVGLDPWDAFHQGIAEHTPLSIGTVTVVVGLVALLLWIPLRERPGLGTVSNVMVLGPVMDATMWLIPEQESLAVRIPMLLFAIVLCGAATGLYISARFGAGPRDGLMTGLHRRTGWSLRLVRTGIELAVLATGFALGGSVGLGTVLFALTIGPLSQFFLRVFAIPAPTGTSGPGIVARGGAEPQVRDLI; encoded by the coding sequence TTGTCCGATCGCCTTCCACGCCGCCTTGTCCAGCTCTACGTGGGGCTCGTCCTGTACGGCGCGTCCATGGGGCTCCAGTTGCGCGCCGCCGTCGGTCTCGACCCCTGGGACGCCTTCCACCAGGGCATCGCCGAGCACACCCCGCTGTCGATCGGCACGGTGACGGTCGTCGTCGGCCTCGTCGCGCTGCTGCTGTGGATCCCGCTGCGCGAGCGACCGGGCCTCGGCACAGTGTCGAACGTGATGGTGCTCGGGCCGGTGATGGACGCCACCATGTGGCTGATACCGGAGCAGGAGTCGCTGGCGGTGCGGATCCCGATGCTGCTCTTCGCGATCGTGCTGTGCGGCGCGGCCACCGGGCTCTACATCTCGGCGCGGTTCGGGGCGGGCCCGCGGGACGGGCTGATGACGGGGCTGCACCGGCGCACCGGGTGGTCGCTCCGGCTGGTGCGGACCGGGATCGAGCTGGCGGTGCTGGCCACCGGCTTCGCCCTGGGCGGGTCCGTGGGGCTGGGTACGGTGCTGTTCGCGCTGACCATCGGGCCGCTGTCGCAGTTCTTCCTGCGTGTCTTCGCGATTCCCGCGCCCACCGGGACGTCGGGCCCCGGGATCGTGGCGCGCGGCGGTGCCGAGCCCCAGGTCCGGGACCTGATTTAG
- a CDS encoding membrane protein: MSERALRGTRLVVTSYETDRGIDLAPRQAVEYACQNGHRFEMPFSVEAEIPPEWECKACGAMALLVDGDGPEEKKGKPARTHWDMLMERRTREELEEVLAERLAVLRSGAMNIAVHPRDTTRKSA, encoded by the coding sequence ATGAGTGAGCGAGCTCTCCGCGGCACGCGACTCGTGGTGACCAGCTACGAGACCGACCGCGGCATCGATCTGGCCCCGCGCCAGGCGGTGGAGTACGCATGCCAGAACGGCCATCGATTTGAGATGCCGTTTTCGGTAGAGGCGGAGATCCCGCCGGAGTGGGAGTGCAAGGCGTGCGGCGCCATGGCACTCCTGGTGGACGGCGACGGACCTGAGGAGAAGAAGGGCAAGCCTGCGCGCACGCACTGGGACATGCTCATGGAGCGGCGCACCCGCGAGGAGCTGGAGGAGGTGCTGGCCGAGCGGCTGGCGGTCCTGCGCTCCGGCGCCATGAACATCGCCGTGCATCCGCGGGACACGACACGTAAGTCTGCCTGA
- a CDS encoding membrane protein, with protein sequence MTGASQQSDPTRPKRSRARTFVPLGIAAWLVLEIWLLTLVADLAGGLTVFLLLVAGVVVGGAVVKRGGRRAWQSLAGSMRPGGAEEPSVRPGSSFTMLGGLLLMVPGLISDVAALVCLFPPTRALLRRRAESALSRRMGFVPGSPSDPFLQAREEWERRGGQARAERGTVIQGEVIKDGDDRDRDGDGEPGPGLRPRDRG encoded by the coding sequence ATGACCGGCGCATCCCAGCAGAGCGACCCGACCCGCCCGAAGCGCTCACGCGCCCGCACCTTCGTGCCGCTGGGGATCGCCGCCTGGCTGGTTCTGGAGATCTGGCTGCTGACATTGGTGGCGGACCTGGCCGGTGGGCTGACCGTCTTCCTGCTGCTGGTCGCGGGCGTGGTGGTGGGCGGGGCCGTGGTCAAGCGCGGTGGCCGCCGGGCGTGGCAGAGCCTGGCCGGGTCGATGCGGCCGGGCGGCGCCGAGGAGCCCTCGGTACGGCCCGGAAGCTCCTTCACCATGCTCGGCGGGCTGCTGCTCATGGTGCCGGGGCTGATATCGGACGTGGCCGCGCTGGTGTGTCTGTTCCCGCCGACCCGGGCGCTGCTGCGACGCCGCGCGGAGAGTGCGCTGTCGCGCCGGATGGGCTTCGTCCCCGGATCCCCGTCCGACCCCTTCCTTCAGGCCCGTGAGGAGTGGGAGCGCCGGGGCGGGCAGGCGCGCGCGGAGCGGGGCACGGTCATCCAGGGCGAGGTGATCAAGGACGGGGACGACCGGGACCGGGACGGCGATGGAGAGCCGGGCCCCGGGCTGCGGCCACGCGACCGGGGCTGA
- a CDS encoding membrane protein, whose product MSTSEGWLVAALVPLLALVPVLWRIAYGSPKDRLIGQNLTSLLAGLVLLLAAQGFHRTSYTDVALVVSVLGPTGTLIYARFLGVLPDSRLVRWTALVGVPATVLPLCVATGPGRAMAKLLLIGALLIAGSVVTSARGGNGGITA is encoded by the coding sequence GTGAGCACCTCCGAGGGCTGGCTGGTGGCGGCGCTGGTGCCGCTGCTCGCGCTGGTGCCGGTGCTGTGGCGGATCGCCTACGGCTCGCCCAAGGACCGGCTGATCGGCCAGAACCTCACCTCGCTGCTGGCCGGGCTGGTGCTGCTGCTGGCCGCGCAGGGCTTCCACCGGACCTCGTACACCGATGTGGCGCTGGTGGTCAGCGTGCTCGGCCCGACCGGAACGCTGATCTACGCCCGCTTTCTGGGCGTCCTGCCCGACTCGCGGCTGGTGCGGTGGACGGCACTGGTGGGGGTGCCCGCCACGGTGCTGCCGCTGTGCGTGGCGACCGGGCCCGGCCGGGCCATGGCGAAGCTGCTGCTGATCGGCGCGCTGCTGATCGCGGGCAGCGTGGTGACCAGCGCCCGCGGCGGAAACGGGGGCATCACGGCATGA